One genomic segment of Desulfomicrobium sp. ZS1 includes these proteins:
- a CDS encoding OmpP1/FadL family transporter: MRRWIFVLCVVLCPLQAWAAGYGVYEWSARGNALGGAMVARDGDPSSVAYNPACITDVPGKQIQIGATAIAPSATMDVKSDLVEDMDFADSVWALPTMYYTHQLSDNYWFGLGMFSRVGLGTEYEDADTWAGRYNCSRAAIKSVSINPNLAMRFSDAFSLAVGVEATYLDFGYDMTFRHPTTDDTDVLHEISADGWGYGMNLGARYKPFDWLAFGLMWRSEIQLTVHGDGDFTQKGIADLGFKSTEVSGTEPIPESVTMGVMVKPMERLSLEFDAVWTKWSAYKSLIVNYDDPQLGFGGDKLESPKNWHNAWRFQFGAEYALTDSVDLRAGYVYDQSPVNDDYEDYAVPCTDRQIVTLGAGWKINEAWAVDASYGYLWMKDRDYEARLKSGILELTREDARAHMAGLSVTYKF, from the coding sequence ATGCGAAGATGGATTTTTGTGCTCTGCGTTGTTCTTTGTCCATTGCAGGCATGGGCCGCAGGCTATGGCGTCTATGAATGGAGCGCCAGGGGCAACGCTCTGGGCGGGGCCATGGTGGCCCGGGATGGGGACCCTTCGTCCGTGGCCTACAATCCGGCCTGCATCACCGACGTACCAGGCAAACAGATTCAGATCGGGGCTACGGCCATTGCGCCTTCTGCGACCATGGATGTGAAATCGGATTTGGTGGAAGACATGGACTTCGCGGATTCGGTCTGGGCTTTGCCCACCATGTATTACACGCACCAGCTTTCGGACAATTACTGGTTCGGGCTGGGCATGTTCTCCCGGGTTGGACTGGGTACCGAGTACGAGGATGCCGATACCTGGGCGGGACGCTACAACTGCTCCCGCGCGGCCATCAAGTCCGTCTCCATCAATCCGAACCTGGCCATGAGGTTTTCCGACGCCTTTTCCCTGGCCGTGGGCGTGGAGGCGACCTATCTGGATTTTGGGTATGATATGACCTTCAGGCATCCGACTACGGATGATACCGACGTCCTTCATGAAATATCCGCGGACGGGTGGGGCTACGGCATGAATCTCGGAGCGCGTTACAAACCCTTCGACTGGCTGGCGTTCGGCCTCATGTGGCGCAGCGAAATCCAGCTGACGGTGCATGGCGACGGAGACTTCACGCAAAAGGGAATCGCGGATCTGGGTTTTAAAAGTACGGAGGTTTCCGGTACCGAGCCCATTCCCGAATCCGTGACTATGGGCGTGATGGTCAAGCCCATGGAGCGCCTTAGTCTGGAATTCGATGCGGTGTGGACCAAGTGGAGCGCCTACAAATCTTTGATCGTCAATTATGATGATCCGCAACTCGGATTCGGCGGCGACAAGTTGGAAAGCCCCAAGAACTGGCACAACGCCTGGAGATTCCAGTTCGGCGCCGAGTACGCATTGACCGATAGCGTCGATCTGCGCGCGGGCTACGTTTACGACCAGTCTCCGGTCAATGACGATTATGAGGATTATGCCGTGCCCTGTACGGACCGGCAGATTGTGACCCTGGGCGCAGGCTGGAAGATAAACGAAGCCTGGGCCGTGGACGCGTCCTACGGCTATCTTTGGATGAAGGATCGAGACTACGAGGCCAGACTCAAATCAGGCATCCTCGAACTGACCCGCGAAGACGCCCGTGCCCACATGGCGGGCTTGAGCGTGACGTATAAATTCTGA
- a CDS encoding PEP/pyruvate-binding domain-containing protein yields the protein MTASRLLRHWFTRLLAPNRLIREKYEHFKELLDSDAKALDLIADLEAPIYGYDPADVARVRFLTGQLVQAVRDMTASLYDMNPHAYASLPEALERIAADISVLVTQPPLDFAPPYVLNLDEAADHPGQVGGKAANLAIVRRNGVATPPGFVITASAFARFLRDNDLEKEIEKRFEDVSLSNNDAIVRVTGELQELILAAKVPADIADEILRAVESMNLEGRRLAVRSSALAEDGDISFAGQYASELDVEPFDVLAAYKRVLAGKYCPRALAYRVRHGLTDNNTAMAALVLPMVEASAAGVVYTFDPACSAVGGNAVGVYVVGGLAADLVDGSVTPGKHYLTREPEPSILMGCVCESSAAITDQVLCELGKKALHLEKVFGQPQDVEWAFGPDGLTILQSRPLQQEQDREAFSAEEIATAIELVSELDCASPGAACGPVHHVSSGADFRGIPKGSVVVTNTLRPALSQFLDRIVAIVAGNGSRASHLASVARERRVPVVVGCESGILEEGAVVTVDAAAGKIYDRCLPSIMVRNDEAEKVHAQVRAENQELASCTVRLSLLDPEDENFTPEGCQSLHDLVRFCHEKSVAEMFSLVDRGGRGLGKSRRLETTLPLVMYVLDLGGGLADSAAEKGPVDVGALSCIPLRALWSGLADERVAWDESQLHVDWEAFDRVSAGIFSKDSRILASYSIIASEYMHLNIRFGYHFSIVDALCGDLPGANYIKFRFKGGGAALPQRMHRLIFVRQVLEYFGYETTIKGDMLDASYMRMPAAETAHALEVLGLVLAVTRLMDVKLADSAEAKSEASLFLQRFFPEERA from the coding sequence ATGACCGCGTCCCGTCTGTTACGACACTGGTTCACCCGCCTGCTGGCTCCGAACAGGCTCATTCGTGAAAAATACGAACATTTCAAGGAACTGTTGGACAGCGATGCCAAGGCCCTGGACCTGATCGCCGATCTTGAAGCGCCCATATACGGCTATGATCCGGCGGACGTGGCCCGGGTCAGATTTCTGACCGGACAGCTCGTGCAGGCAGTCCGCGACATGACGGCCAGCCTCTATGACATGAATCCTCATGCGTACGCCAGCCTCCCGGAAGCGCTGGAGCGCATCGCTGCGGACATTTCCGTTCTGGTGACGCAGCCTCCGCTTGATTTTGCCCCCCCCTACGTGCTGAATTTGGATGAAGCTGCGGACCATCCTGGCCAAGTCGGAGGAAAAGCCGCCAACCTGGCCATTGTCCGCCGCAATGGCGTAGCGACCCCTCCGGGATTTGTCATCACGGCCTCGGCTTTCGCCCGCTTTCTGCGGGACAACGACCTTGAAAAGGAAATCGAGAAGCGTTTCGAGGACGTGTCCCTGTCCAATAATGACGCCATTGTCCGTGTAACCGGAGAATTGCAGGAGCTTATCCTGGCGGCCAAAGTCCCCGCGGATATCGCAGACGAGATCCTGCGGGCGGTGGAGAGCATGAATCTTGAGGGTCGGCGTCTGGCCGTCCGATCGAGCGCCTTGGCTGAGGACGGCGACATCTCCTTTGCCGGTCAATACGCCAGCGAGCTGGATGTCGAGCCGTTTGACGTGCTTGCCGCCTACAAGCGCGTTCTGGCCGGGAAATATTGCCCCCGGGCTTTGGCCTACAGGGTTCGACATGGCCTCACCGACAACAATACAGCCATGGCCGCCCTTGTTCTGCCCATGGTGGAGGCTTCGGCCGCAGGGGTTGTCTACACCTTCGATCCCGCATGCTCGGCGGTGGGCGGTAACGCCGTGGGTGTCTATGTGGTTGGCGGGCTGGCTGCGGATTTGGTGGATGGATCGGTGACTCCGGGCAAGCATTATCTGACCCGGGAGCCCGAGCCGTCCATCTTGATGGGCTGTGTCTGCGAAAGTTCAGCGGCCATCACCGACCAGGTCCTGTGCGAACTCGGCAAAAAGGCCCTGCATCTTGAAAAAGTTTTCGGACAGCCTCAGGATGTGGAGTGGGCCTTCGGGCCGGACGGACTCACGATCCTGCAGTCCAGACCCTTGCAGCAGGAACAGGACAGGGAGGCTTTTTCCGCAGAAGAAATCGCTACTGCGATTGAACTGGTTTCGGAGCTGGATTGCGCGTCTCCGGGGGCAGCCTGTGGCCCGGTCCATCACGTTTCATCCGGAGCCGATTTTCGCGGAATTCCCAAGGGGTCGGTAGTGGTAACCAACACGCTGCGCCCTGCGCTCTCGCAGTTTCTGGATCGCATTGTCGCCATCGTGGCCGGCAACGGAAGCAGAGCCAGCCACCTGGCCTCAGTGGCCCGTGAGCGGCGGGTGCCCGTGGTCGTGGGATGCGAGTCCGGCATCCTGGAAGAGGGCGCGGTCGTTACGGTGGATGCGGCGGCCGGGAAAATTTATGACCGCTGTCTGCCGAGTATCATGGTGCGTAACGATGAGGCTGAAAAGGTTCATGCTCAGGTTCGGGCCGAAAATCAGGAGCTGGCTTCATGCACGGTGCGACTCAGCCTTTTGGATCCCGAGGACGAAAATTTTACGCCGGAGGGGTGCCAATCACTGCATGACCTGGTCCGGTTTTGTCACGAAAAGAGCGTCGCTGAAATGTTTTCCCTGGTCGACAGGGGCGGGCGGGGGCTTGGCAAATCCAGGCGGCTGGAGACGACGCTTCCGCTGGTCATGTATGTGCTCGATCTGGGAGGCGGGCTTGCAGACAGCGCAGCAGAAAAAGGTCCGGTGGATGTGGGCGCGCTGTCCTGCATTCCGCTTCGCGCGCTGTGGTCCGGACTGGCCGATGAGCGCGTGGCCTGGGATGAAAGTCAGCTGCACGTTGATTGGGAGGCCTTTGACCGGGTCAGCGCGGGAATTTTCAGCAAGGATTCCCGAATTCTTGCCAGCTACTCGATCATTGCCTCGGAGTACATGCATTTGAACATCCGCTTCGGGTATCATTTTTCCATTGTTGATGCCCTTTGTGGAGATTTGCCGGGTGCAAACTACATCAAATTCCGTTTTAAAGGAGGCGGCGCCGCCCTGCCGCAACGCATGCACAGGCTGATTTTTGTGCGTCAGGTCCTGGAATATTTCGGTTACGAAACAACCATCAAGGGCGACATGCTCGATGCATCGTACATGCGCATGCCCGCCGCCGAGACCGCTCATGCTCTGGAGGTCTTGGGCCTGGTTTTGGCAGTGACGCGGCTCATGGATGTGAAGCTTGCAGATTCGGCCGAGGCCAAGAGCGAGGCTTCTCTTTTTCTGCAGCGATTTTTTCCGGAGGAAAGAGCATGA
- a CDS encoding ATP-binding protein produces MKSVFSRFKFETKLNLGIITIVLGMAAVLLPVVAKMTSSALVAENKLRGAALVESLAARAVNPLLAQDYLVLRTLVSEIGDVVYAFVQNADNRVVIHSFVKGYPVELVGANRVESNERVHVQLIDTGQIFVYDFAAPIMVAGERIGTVRIGLSKSRLNATTKQFVSALATMFGGVLLAAMALGSVFARTVTRRLAKLRAHAEDLVTGSLDNLSVLPGEHFCWEIMNCTETSCPAHHDRVRRCWLVPDTKCACHACIIGPKPSSCRDCPVFLQNVGDEIQDLAESLDFMAFTLRDHIRGLREAEQTLTNQQRLLSTVLDMNPDLISLVDTRMIYQTSNRAFAQSVGKTVAEIRGLNDFHIFAEEEAERRNLEGREVLITGERVDRQERVDGPDGRKWFHVVQIPVHDESGRIVSLLRMDRDVTDIKEYEQQLIQAQKMESIGKLAGGVAHEINTPLGIILGYAQLLKEDVPPESQMSQDLAIIEKQAKVCRKIVADLLGFSRQGQTDKREMCFNNSVMESVSLVRHSFELDRVRIVTRLDDSFPIIYGDPEKLKQIWINLLNNAKDAMPESGGVIVVITKLKTPLGIVTLEVADSGTGIDEVSLKKIFDPFYTTKAVDKGTGLGLSVSFGIVKDHMGDIRADSPLPPDFDLPPLPEGAMKGPGTIFTVDIPLDHGSEY; encoded by the coding sequence ATGAAATCCGTTTTTTCCAGATTCAAATTCGAGACAAAGCTCAATCTGGGCATCATCACCATTGTGCTTGGCATGGCGGCAGTGCTGTTGCCCGTTGTGGCCAAAATGACGTCTTCGGCTCTGGTGGCGGAAAACAAGCTGCGCGGGGCCGCCCTGGTCGAGAGCCTCGCTGCCCGCGCCGTGAATCCGCTTTTGGCCCAGGATTATCTTGTCCTTAGAACACTGGTCAGTGAAATTGGCGACGTGGTTTATGCTTTTGTTCAGAACGCGGACAACCGGGTCGTCATCCATTCCTTCGTCAAGGGCTACCCCGTCGAATTGGTGGGGGCCAACAGAGTCGAGAGCAATGAGCGGGTGCATGTCCAACTCATCGATACGGGACAGATATTTGTCTACGACTTCGCCGCGCCCATAATGGTCGCCGGAGAGCGCATCGGGACCGTGCGAATCGGTTTGTCCAAGTCCCGCTTGAACGCAACCACCAAGCAATTCGTCTCGGCCCTGGCGACCATGTTCGGCGGGGTGCTGCTTGCGGCCATGGCCCTGGGCAGCGTTTTTGCCCGCACGGTGACCCGCCGCCTGGCCAAGCTTCGCGCTCATGCCGAAGATTTGGTCACGGGGAGCCTCGACAACCTGTCCGTGTTGCCGGGCGAGCATTTTTGCTGGGAAATCATGAATTGCACGGAGACAAGCTGCCCGGCCCATCATGACCGCGTACGTCGTTGTTGGCTGGTGCCGGACACGAAATGCGCCTGTCATGCCTGTATAATCGGGCCGAAGCCTTCAAGTTGCCGGGATTGTCCTGTTTTTCTGCAGAATGTGGGCGATGAAATTCAGGATCTGGCCGAATCGCTGGACTTTATGGCCTTTACCCTGCGCGATCACATCCGCGGCCTGCGCGAGGCCGAGCAAACTCTGACCAACCAGCAACGGCTTTTGTCCACGGTGCTCGACATGAATCCCGACCTCATTTCCCTGGTGGACACGCGCATGATTTATCAGACGTCCAACCGGGCTTTTGCGCAGAGCGTGGGGAAGACCGTGGCTGAAATCCGGGGGCTCAACGATTTTCACATTTTTGCGGAGGAAGAGGCGGAGCGCAGAAATCTCGAAGGGCGGGAGGTGCTCATCACCGGTGAGCGCGTGGACAGGCAGGAGCGCGTCGATGGCCCGGATGGCCGCAAATGGTTTCATGTGGTCCAGATCCCGGTTCACGACGAGTCGGGTCGCATTGTCAGCCTGTTGCGTATGGATCGGGATGTTACCGATATCAAGGAATATGAGCAGCAGCTTATCCAGGCGCAAAAAATGGAATCCATCGGCAAGCTGGCCGGAGGCGTAGCGCATGAGATCAACACTCCCCTTGGTATCATCCTCGGATATGCGCAGCTCCTGAAAGAGGATGTGCCTCCTGAAAGCCAGATGAGTCAGGATCTGGCAATCATCGAGAAACAGGCCAAGGTCTGCCGCAAGATCGTGGCCGACCTGCTGGGCTTTTCTCGTCAGGGCCAGACTGATAAGCGGGAGATGTGCTTCAACAATTCGGTCATGGAGTCGGTGAGCCTGGTTCGACATTCCTTCGAACTGGACAGGGTGCGGATCGTGACCAGACTTGATGACAGCTTTCCCATCATTTACGGAGACCCGGAAAAGCTGAAACAGATCTGGATCAATCTGCTCAATAACGCAAAAGATGCCATGCCCGAGAGCGGAGGGGTCATTGTTGTGATCACCAAGCTCAAGACGCCTCTTGGGATAGTGACGCTTGAGGTCGCTGACAGCGGCACGGGCATTGACGAAGTGTCTTTGAAGAAGATTTTTGATCCATTCTACACTACCAAGGCGGTGGACAAGGGAACGGGGCTGGGGCTGTCCGTGTCCTTTGGCATCGTCAAGGATCATATGGGCGATATTCGAGCGGATAGCCCGTTGCCGCCGGATTTCGACCTTCCCCCGTTGCCGGAGGGGGCCATGAAGGGACCGGGAACTATTTTTACTGTTGATATTCCCCTGGATCACGGATCCGAATATTAG
- a CDS encoding chemotaxis protein CheX translates to MNDTIKGIIAQFVEATTSVLKTMAMTEVKVGTPFVKQHAGAQGDVTGVIGFSNPKGKSRGTMSLTFTTASALGIVGAMLYEEQSEINDVVTDAVGELTNMISGQARKGLVGMGMIFEGAIPSVITGAGHTIRHVSTSAILAIPFETQHGALMVEVCFS, encoded by the coding sequence ATGAATGATACCATAAAGGGAATAATTGCGCAGTTCGTGGAAGCGACGACCTCTGTTTTGAAGACGATGGCAATGACCGAGGTCAAGGTAGGGACTCCTTTTGTCAAACAGCACGCAGGCGCTCAAGGGGATGTAACGGGCGTGATTGGATTTTCCAATCCCAAAGGCAAGAGCAGGGGAACCATGTCCCTGACCTTCACTACGGCGTCGGCGCTGGGCATTGTCGGCGCGATGCTCTACGAGGAGCAGTCTGAAATAAACGATGTTGTCACTGACGCTGTCGGCGAGCTGACAAACATGATCTCCGGACAGGCCCGTAAAGGTCTGGTCGGCATGGGCATGATTTTCGAGGGGGCAATTCCATCTGTGATCACTGGGGCCGGGCATACAATCAGACATGTTTCAACAAGCGCCATTTTGGCAATCCCCTTTGAAACGCAGCATGGCGCTCTTATGGTGGAAGTCTGCTTTAGTTGA
- a CDS encoding dual specificity protein phosphatase family protein — translation MSRSAYSATWVTDQLAVGAAPMSYEQLDCLRAEGIGAILNLCGEFCDLHDIECAAGFEVYHMPLADEEAPELAELEKALAWLDEAIYLGKKVLIHCRHGIGRTGTVLNAYLLRRGLGHRLAWFRLRTLRSKPANFSQWWTIRKYGKQSPKLTVREPSLEMHKAVDLSPFFRDYEALQARADDETRDIVSKCGRDHDKCCSTPIKLSMIEAVYLTQKMNVGLTSEKRLEVIARAVETARRERLADSQVSAEEYCLSDASAKCPLLENGKCILFTGRPLRCRFFGLDEERAGGLWETALDPALGNLSLELWLAFAGGISQGSLPLFALADVVSGKYVQTLFHLMVRSQ, via the coding sequence ATGAGCCGCAGCGCCTATTCTGCAACCTGGGTTACGGATCAGCTCGCTGTCGGGGCGGCTCCCATGAGCTATGAGCAACTTGATTGCCTGCGCGCTGAGGGCATTGGAGCGATCCTCAATCTGTGCGGTGAATTTTGCGATCTGCACGACATCGAGTGCGCCGCCGGTTTTGAAGTGTATCACATGCCCCTTGCCGACGAAGAGGCCCCGGAACTGGCTGAATTGGAAAAGGCGCTGGCCTGGCTCGATGAAGCCATCTACCTGGGCAAGAAGGTGCTCATACATTGCCGTCATGGAATCGGGCGGACCGGAACGGTGCTCAACGCATACCTGCTGCGCAGAGGCTTGGGACACCGCCTTGCCTGGTTCAGGTTGCGAACGCTCAGATCCAAGCCCGCCAATTTTTCGCAGTGGTGGACAATCCGGAAATATGGAAAGCAAAGCCCGAAGCTCACTGTGCGCGAGCCGTCTCTGGAAATGCACAAAGCCGTTGATCTGAGCCCGTTCTTTCGTGATTATGAAGCGTTGCAGGCCAGGGCTGATGACGAGACGCGCGATATTGTCTCCAAATGCGGACGCGATCATGACAAGTGTTGCAGCACTCCGATCAAATTATCGATGATCGAGGCTGTGTATCTGACCCAAAAGATGAACGTTGGACTGACCAGCGAAAAACGCTTGGAAGTCATTGCCAGAGCAGTGGAGACCGCTCGCAGGGAACGTCTTGCCGACAGTCAGGTTTCGGCCGAAGAGTATTGTTTGTCCGACGCCAGCGCGAAGTGCCCCTTGCTGGAGAATGGGAAGTGCATTCTTTTTACCGGACGACCGCTGCGCTGCCGTTTTTTTGGGTTGGATGAAGAGAGGGCCGGTGGTTTATGGGAAACAGCCCTTGACCCGGCGCTCGGCAATCTGTCTCTTGAGCTGTGGCTTGCCTTTGCCGGGGGAATTTCCCAAGGCTCCTTGCCACTTTTTGCCCTGGCCGACGTGGTTTCGGGGAAGTATGTGCAGACCCTGTTTCACTTGATGGTGCGCTCGCAGTGA
- a CDS encoding HDOD domain-containing protein, translating to MHSVKRLAHIDFNIPGVKAVGMELMRLINSPNPDMEAFARTVELDPAIFGSILACANSPLFAGIAEISDLRVALNRLGMKEIRRIIFHVVLESAFRSDNAEINKLLRAIWKQNLAVSLTMQRLIQECPQVKALPMEMVSMIYPLGLMHVIGIPVLAINFYEAFAKFIHEDLSRPLPEIYAREKELFDGFDHFELGAELIKRWGFPDFVPDIISTYHVPEPSLDAHSRTLHSLLRFARHLAQELGFAALPGAPEGFWLESNTLDVSKVNTQEIMADVTDQLKKITAMF from the coding sequence ATGCACTCGGTCAAACGACTTGCCCATATCGATTTCAATATTCCGGGCGTGAAAGCCGTCGGAATGGAACTGATGAGACTGATCAACTCCCCAAACCCCGATATGGAAGCCTTCGCCCGGACCGTCGAGCTCGACCCGGCCATCTTTGGCTCCATCCTGGCCTGCGCCAATTCCCCTTTATTCGCCGGTATTGCGGAAATTTCGGATTTGCGAGTTGCGCTGAACCGACTTGGCATGAAGGAAATTCGCCGAATCATCTTCCATGTAGTCCTCGAATCGGCATTCAGATCCGACAACGCGGAAATCAACAAGCTTCTGCGCGCCATCTGGAAGCAGAATCTGGCCGTTTCGCTGACCATGCAGCGGCTCATCCAGGAATGCCCGCAGGTAAAAGCCCTGCCCATGGAAATGGTCTCCATGATCTATCCTCTTGGTCTCATGCATGTCATCGGCATTCCGGTGCTCGCCATCAATTTTTATGAAGCATTCGCAAAATTCATCCATGAAGACCTCTCGCGTCCGTTGCCGGAAATCTATGCGCGTGAAAAAGAGCTCTTCGACGGATTCGATCACTTTGAACTGGGCGCGGAATTGATCAAGCGCTGGGGCTTTCCGGATTTTGTGCCCGACATCATCTCAACCTACCATGTGCCCGAACCGAGCCTCGATGCACACAGCCGCACCTTGCATTCCCTGCTGCGTTTTGCCCGCCATCTTGCCCAGGAACTTGGTTTTGCGGCGCTTCCCGGCGCACCCGAAGGCTTTTGGCTGGAAAGCAACACTCTCGACGTATCCAAGGTGAACACCCAGGAAATCATGGCCGATGTCACTGATCAGCTCAAGAAAATAACCGCCATGTTTTAG
- the icd gene encoding NADP-dependent isocitrate dehydrogenase, whose translation MKRRVYFIEGDGIGREVWAAGRPVLDRAVELAFGDGRGFEWVELLAGKKAFEATGSYLPQETLDTLKTADLAMKGPLETPVGKGFRSLNVTMRQTLDLFACIRPIQYFKGIESPVKHPERVNMVIFRENTEDVYAGIEWQAGSPEARKLISFLRDEMGANVDEQSGIGIKPMTAKGSKRLIRKAIQFALDQRRESVTMAHKGNIMKFTEGAFRNWGYELAAEEFSGMVVREGEECCPPGRVVLQDRIADAMFQEVLIRPEKYDVIATPNLNGDYLSDALAAQVGGLGLAPGVNMSSDLAFFEPTHGTAPTIEGKDLANPGSLILSGALMLEHVGWNEAARKIRSAVELAISEGRVTVDLAGQMAKAKQVGCAEFGQILLANLERV comes from the coding sequence ATGAAACGCAGAGTATATTTTATTGAAGGCGACGGGATTGGACGGGAAGTTTGGGCGGCCGGTCGTCCTGTTCTCGACAGGGCCGTTGAGCTGGCTTTTGGAGACGGCCGCGGTTTTGAATGGGTTGAACTGTTGGCGGGTAAGAAAGCTTTTGAGGCAACAGGCTCCTATCTTCCGCAAGAGACCCTGGACACTTTGAAGACAGCGGATCTGGCCATGAAGGGACCGCTTGAGACGCCGGTCGGCAAGGGCTTTCGCAGCCTGAACGTGACCATGCGCCAGACGCTGGATTTGTTTGCCTGTATCCGGCCCATCCAGTATTTCAAGGGAATCGAAAGTCCGGTCAAGCATCCTGAACGCGTCAACATGGTTATTTTTCGCGAGAATACCGAGGATGTGTACGCAGGAATTGAATGGCAGGCAGGCAGTCCTGAAGCCAGAAAGCTCATTAGTTTCCTGAGGGACGAAATGGGCGCGAACGTGGATGAGCAAAGCGGCATAGGTATCAAGCCGATGACGGCAAAGGGCTCCAAAAGACTTATTCGCAAAGCGATTCAATTTGCCCTGGATCAGAGACGTGAAAGTGTGACCATGGCCCACAAGGGCAATATCATGAAGTTCACGGAAGGCGCCTTTCGCAACTGGGGTTATGAGCTTGCCGCGGAGGAGTTTTCCGGGATGGTGGTTCGCGAGGGAGAGGAGTGTTGTCCTCCTGGCCGGGTTGTGCTGCAGGACCGCATCGCCGATGCCATGTTTCAGGAGGTGCTCATCAGGCCGGAAAAATACGATGTCATCGCCACGCCGAACTTGAACGGTGATTACCTTTCCGATGCCCTCGCCGCCCAGGTCGGTGGACTTGGATTGGCTCCGGGGGTGAACATGAGCAGCGACCTGGCCTTTTTCGAGCCCACGCATGGGACCGCTCCGACAATCGAAGGAAAAGATCTCGCCAATCCCGGCAGTTTGATCCTTTCCGGGGCGTTGATGCTTGAGCACGTGGGCTGGAACGAAGCCGCCAGGAAAATACGCAGCGCGGTTGAATTGGCCATTTCCGAGGGCCGAGTGACTGTTGATCTTGCTGGTCAGATGGCCAAAGCGAAGCAGGTGGGATGTGCTGAGTTCGGACAGATTTTACTTGCCAATCTTGAAAGGGT
- a CDS encoding response regulator, with product MASIIVLDDVSDAGVLVKRILERQGHQVTAFTEEEEAIRYAAKGATDLAILDIKLKRMTGVEVLAEMKKLAPRIKVIMLTGYPTLETARESLKLGASEYCVKPIDKEELESKVADVLRQGADHQDEVP from the coding sequence ATGGCATCGATTATTGTGTTGGATGATGTTTCCGATGCGGGAGTTCTGGTGAAAAGGATTCTGGAGCGTCAGGGACATCAGGTCACGGCGTTCACCGAAGAAGAGGAGGCCATCCGTTACGCGGCCAAAGGCGCTACGGATCTTGCGATTCTCGATATCAAGCTCAAAAGGATGACCGGGGTCGAGGTGCTGGCGGAGATGAAGAAGCTCGCCCCTCGGATCAAGGTCATCATGCTGACTGGCTATCCCACCTTGGAAACAGCCCGTGAGTCCTTGAAGCTTGGAGCCAGCGAGTACTGCGTCAAGCCCATCGACAAGGAAGAGCTCGAATCCAAGGTCGCGGATGTTTTGCGGCAGGGTGCTGATCACCAGGACGAGGTCCCATGA
- a CDS encoding phosphate/phosphite/phosphonate ABC transporter substrate-binding protein codes for MTFARLLILLLVFTMAACTEDESVVKVDMSKVESAAPLGSTSAITYAYLPQYSHSVSFERHRRLLEYLRHKTGLSLRQVFPNTFAEHIKMVERGEIDISFTNPFVYISLARHGSEAFARIVEPDGGANFQGQIIVRADNPAINSLEDCRGKRIIAVDPNSAGGFLYPFGLFFDQGITQKDFQEVSFATGAGGRQEAVVLAVYTGAYDVGTIRKGTLDVVRDKIDLEQIRVLAESRPYPGWVYSVRKGFDPATKNKISRALLDLSASRRDDATVLAAAGMVDIISARDEDYEPVRSLIRRLNLNGDFQ; via the coding sequence ATGACGTTTGCGCGACTTCTGATTCTTTTATTGGTGTTCACCATGGCCGCCTGCACGGAAGACGAGTCCGTCGTAAAGGTGGACATGTCAAAGGTCGAAAGCGCAGCTCCGCTCGGGTCGACCTCGGCCATCACCTATGCCTATCTGCCCCAGTATTCGCACTCCGTATCTTTTGAACGTCATCGCCGCTTGCTTGAATATCTGCGGCACAAGACCGGGCTGTCCCTGCGCCAGGTCTTTCCCAATACATTCGCCGAGCATATCAAGATGGTGGAACGCGGCGAGATAGACATCTCCTTCACCAATCCATTCGTGTACATATCTTTGGCCAGACATGGCTCCGAAGCCTTCGCACGCATTGTCGAGCCTGATGGCGGCGCCAATTTTCAAGGTCAGATTATTGTGCGCGCCGACAACCCCGCCATAAACAGCCTTGAGGACTGTCGAGGAAAACGAATCATCGCCGTTGACCCCAATTCTGCTGGGGGTTTTTTATATCCTTTTGGCCTTTTCTTCGACCAGGGCATCACACAAAAAGATTTTCAGGAAGTCTCTTTTGCCACCGGAGCCGGCGGAAGGCAGGAGGCGGTAGTTCTGGCCGTGTATACGGGCGCTTACGATGTCGGCACGATTCGCAAGGGCACGCTTGATGTCGTGCGCGACAAGATAGATCTGGAGCAGATTCGCGTGCTGGCTGAAAGCCGTCCATATCCGGGCTGGGTGTACTCCGTGCGGAAAGGTTTTGATCCGGCCACCAAAAATAAGATCTCCCGGGCTCTGCTGGACCTGAGCGCGAGCCGACGCGATGATGCCACGGTCCTTGCCGCTGCGGGAATGGTCGACATTATCTCTGCCCGTGACGAGGACTACGAACCAGTCAGAAGCTTGATACGGCGCTTGAATTTGAATGGGGATTTTCAATGA